Proteins from a genomic interval of Cyclopterus lumpus isolate fCycLum1 chromosome 18, fCycLum1.pri, whole genome shotgun sequence:
- the capgb gene encoding capping protein (actin filament), gelsolin-like b, whose translation MLPFKAAPGQFGPEVREPGLRVWRVEKMKAVLLDPSEVGAFYNGDSYLVLENRGQSGADLHMWIGEKSSRDEQVACAMLATQLDNFLSGDPIQHRQVQGYESPEFMALFPRGVSYKVGGVESGFRRTQGSGTVQRLYQIKGKRNIRAKEVELSWSSFNKGDCFILDLGETIVSWKGSQANIFEKQKVREIASLIRDTDRSGKARIVDSSEGDEPEEMLKVLGQMPQLAESTPEEDKEADASNSASLYKVSDATGSMTMTKVSEKSPFEKDLLVRGDCFILDNGANGKVFVWKGNGANAEEKQEALQMADNFIEQMKYPRMKTQVEILPQGKETIIFKQFFKNWN comes from the exons ATGCTCCCCTTCAAGGCAGCACCAGGTCAGTTTGGTCCAGAGGTCCGCGAGCCGGGCCTCCGAGTGTGGAGGGTGGAGAAGATGAAGGCAGTGCTGCTGGATCCCTCTGAGGTCGGAGCTTTTTATAATGGGGACTCCTACCTGGTGCTGGAGAACCGCGGTCAATCGGGAGCCGACCTCCATATGTGGATAG GTGAGAAGTCGTCTCGGGACGAGCAGGTGGCGTGCGCCATGCTGGCCACCCAGCTCGACAACTTTCTGAGCGGTGACCCCATTCAGCACAGGCAGGTCCAGGGCTACGAGTCCCCGGAGTTCATGGCTCTCTTCCCCAGAGGGGTCAGCTACAAG GTGGGTGGAGTGGAGTCGGGCTTCAGGAGGACTCAGGGCTCCGGGACGGTGCAGAGGTTGTACCAGATCAAAGGGAAGCGCAACATCCGTGCCAAGGAGGTGGAGCTGTCCTGGAGCAGCTTCAACAAAGGAGACTGCTTCATCCTTGACCTCGGAGAG ACCATTGTGTCGTGGAAAGGGTCGCAGGCCAACATCTTCGAGAAGCAGAAGGTGCGCGAGATCGCCTCGCTGATTCGTGACACGGACAGATCCGGAAAAGCCCGAATTGTGGACAGCAGCGAGGGGGACGAGCCCGAGGAGATGCTGAag GTCCTGGGTCAGATGCCTCAGCTGGCAGAGAGCACACCAGAAGAGGACAAGGAGGCAGACGCTTCCAACTCGGCCTCCCTCTACAAG GTGTCTGATGCGACAGGTTCCATGACGATGACCAAAGTGTCGGAGAAGAGCCCGTTTGAAAAGGACCTGCTGGTCCGTGGCGACTGCTTCATTCTGGACAATGGCGCCAACGGAAAGGTCTTCGTCTGGAAAG GTAACGGAGCAAACGCTGAAGAGAAGCAGGAGGCCCTCCAGATGGCGGATAACTTCATTGAACAAATGAAGTACCCGAGGATGAAAACACAG GTGGAGATCCTTCCACAGGGGAAGGAGACCATCATCTTCAAGCAGTTCTTCAAGAACTGGAACTAA